One part of the Arabidopsis thaliana chromosome 1 sequence genome encodes these proteins:
- a CDS encoding Glyceraldehyde-3-phosphate dehydrogenase-like family protein (Glyceraldehyde-3-phosphate dehydrogenase-like family protein; FUNCTIONS IN: oxidoreductase activity, binding, catalytic activity; INVOLVED IN: oxidation reduction, metabolic process; LOCATED IN: cellular_component unknown; EXPRESSED IN: 22 plant structures; EXPRESSED DURING: 13 growth stages; CONTAINS InterPro DOMAIN/s: Oxidoreductase, N-terminal (InterPro:IPR000683), Oxidoreductase, C-terminal (InterPro:IPR004104), NAD(P)-binding domain (InterPro:IPR016040); BEST Arabidopsis thaliana protein match is: Oxidoreductase family protein (TAIR:AT4G09670.1); Has 11880 Blast hits to 11879 proteins in 1945 species: Archae - 244; Bacteria - 8550; Metazoa - 214; Fungi - 474; Plants - 94; Viruses - 0; Other Eukaryotes - 2304 (source: NCBI BLink).) — MSGDNQIRIGLLSCTNKVRKLSRAINLSPNATISAIATTSSIEEAKSFAKSNNFPPNTKLHSSYESLLEDPDVDAVYFPIPTRLHVEWATLAAIKGKHILLDKPVALNVAEFDQIVEACEVNGVQFMDGTQWMHSPRTDKIKEFVNDLESFGQIKSVYSCFSFAASDDFLKHDIRVKPGLDGLGALGDAGWYTIQAILLVNNFKLPKTVTALSGSVLNDAGIVLSCGALFDWEDGVNATIYCSFLANLTMEITAIGTKGSLRVHDFVIPYMETEAVFTTSGGGCVSEHKVMTELSQEACMVMEFARLVGEIKNRGAKPDGFWMRFSRNTQLLVDAVKESIDNNLEPVFLSGR; from the exons ATGTCCGGTGATAACCAGATCCGAATCGGACTCTTAAGCTGCACAAACAAAGTCCGCAAACTCTCTCGAGCTATAAATCTCTCTCCAAACGCTACTATATCCGCCATAGCCACCACAAGCTCCATCgaagaagcaaaatcattTGCTAAATCCAACAATTTCCCTCCGAATACAAAACTCCACAGCTCCTACGAGTCACTTCTAGAAGATCCCGACGTCGACGCCGTCTATTTCCCTATCCCCACTCGCCTCCACGTCGAGTGGGCTACACTCGCCGCTATTAAGGGTAAACATATACTCCTTGATAAGCCTGTTGCTTTAAACGTAGCTGAGTTTGATCAGATCGTTGAAGCTTGTGAGGTTAATGGTGTTCAATTTATGGATGGAACTCAGTGGATGCATAGCCCTAGAACGGATAAGATTAAAGAATTTGTGAATGATTTAGAGAGTTTTGGTCAGATTAAATCT GTGTATAGTTGTTTCTCATTTGCTGCGAGTGatgatttcttaaaacatgATATTCGTGTAAAGCCTGGTCTTGATGGACTTGGAGCTCTCGGTGATGCTGGATGGTATACGATCCAAGCGATTCTTCTTGTTAACAACTTTAAACTTCCGAAGACCGTTACTGCTTTGTCCGGTTCTGTTTTAAACGATGCGGGGATTGTTCTTTCTTGTGGTGCGTTGTTTGATTGGGAAGATGGGGTCAATGCAACGATTTACTGTTCTTTCTTGGCGAATTTGACGATGGAGATAACTGCGATCGGTACGAAAGGTAGTCTTCGTGTTCATGATTTTGTTATACCGTATATGGAAACCGAGGCTGTGTTTACTACAAGTGGTGGAGGTTGTGTTAGTGAACATAAAGTAATGACTGAGCTTTCACAAGAGGCGTGTATGGTTATGGAATTTGCTCGGTTGGTTGgagaaatcaaaaacagaggagcTAAACCGGATGGGTTTTGGATGAGGTTTAGCCGGAATACGCAGTTGCTTGTTGATGCTGTGAAAGAGTCGATTGATAATAACCTTGAACCGGTGTTTCTCTCCGGCCGGTGA
- a CDS encoding Regulator of Vps4 activity in the MVB pathway protein (Regulator of Vps4 activity in the MVB pathway protein; CONTAINS InterPro DOMAIN/s: Protein of unknown function DUF292, eukaryotic (InterPro:IPR005061); BEST Arabidopsis thaliana protein match is: Regulator of Vps4 activity in the MVB pathway protein (TAIR:AT4G35730.1); Has 2168 Blast hits to 1128 proteins in 249 species: Archae - 0; Bacteria - 95; Metazoa - 396; Fungi - 227; Plants - 323; Viruses - 1; Other Eukaryotes - 1126 (source: NCBI BLink).): MSMLDSFFNKGFKAAKCKTLLKLTIPRIKLIRNRREAQIKQMRREIAKLLETGQEATARIRVEHIIREEKMMAAQEILELFCELIAVRLPIIEAQRECPLDLKEAISSVCFAAPRCSDLTELQQVQILFVSKYGKEFVAAASELKPDSGVNRKTESLIFIAWFSLVETRDLFMFLYFSNSILQLVELLSVRAPSPETKLKLLKEIAEEHELDWDPASTETDLFKSHEDLLDGPKQFGGGSKLPLPEEQNEKTNLTSLSAAKEKSDSDSEYDILDFPEVPNVLLRPTPGATSVNAPDAAKSASYEHTSHDLPFDSENAGVEKTASKRDEHPAKASKTVVEGQQSSPILMESFEKKNYSPPSIDAVGPIPTKESGASRDTPRKISDGDLQDVLMAAQAAADSAERAASAARSAASLAQLRINELTRKTSDQYPESPSENPFHAPSMGNLQFDHQNSSASSSGDLTELQRAETSSLFNSEQNNQQPQTHSSMEKPQFDRQNSSFSSYGDLTPQRFHSMEKPQFDHQNSSGSNYDDLTPQRFSSLEKPQFDHQNSSGSNYDDLTPHRFPSMEKPQFDHQNSSVSSYGDLPELQRPETSPLDRLSPDQDHQQMRLPSMEDDPYYSYPNLFTSQKHDPSSGSHSFSDNTRPAHDS; this comes from the exons ATGTCGATGCTCGATTCCTTCTTCAATAAGGGTTTCAAAGCTGCAAAATG CAAAACCTTGCTCAAGTTAACGATCCCTAGGATTAAGCTAATCAGGAATAGAAGAGAAGCACAGATTAAACAAATGCGTCGTGAAATTGCAAAGCTTCTCGAGACTGGTCAAGAAGCTACTGCTCGAATTcgg GTTGAGCATATTATAAgggaagagaagatgatggcTGCTCAAGAGATCCTTGAGCTCTTCTGTGAACTCATTGCTGTTCGTCTTCCGATTATTGAGGCACaaag gGAATGTCCTTTGGATCTAAAAGAAGCGATATCAAGTGTATGTTTTGCTGCGCCGAGGTGCTCTGACTTGACAGAGCTGCAGCAGGTTCAGATACTGTTTGTATCTAAGTATGGAAAGGAATTTGTTGCAGCTGCATCTGAGCTCAAGCCGGATTCTGGTGTCAATCGTAAG ACTGAATCGCTGATATTCATTGCATGGTTCAGTCTAGTAGAAACAAGAGatttgttcatgtttttgtatttttccaaTTCAATTTTACAGTTGGTGGAGTTGCTGTCTGTACGTGCACCTTCTCCAGAAACTAAACTGAAACTTCTCAAGGAAATTGCAGAAGAACATGAACTTGATTGGGACCCTGCTTCTACAGAAACTGATCTCTTCAAATCTCATGAAGATCTCCTT gATGGACCAAAACAATTTGGTGGGGGATCTAAGCTGCCGTTACCAGAggaacaaaatgaaaagacaAATTTAACATCTCTTTCAGCGGCAAAGGAGAAATCTGATTCTGACTCAGAGTATGATATATTGGACTTTCCCGAGGTTCCAAATGTCTTGCTGCGACCAACTCCTGGTGCTACCTCTGTAAATGCACCGGATGCAGCGAAATCAGCCAGTTATGAACATACCTCTCACGACTTGCCCTTTGATTCAGAGAATGCAGGAGTCGAAAAAACGGCTTCCAAAAGAGATGAACATCCTGCAAAAGCAAGCAAAACTGTCGTGGAAGGCCAACAATCTTCACCCATTCTGATGGAATCTTTCGAAAAGAAGAATTACTCTCCGCCATCCATTGATGCAGTAGGGCCCATCCCTACAAAAGAGAGTGGTGCTTCCAGAGATACTCCAAGGAAAATATCCGATGGAGACTTGCAGGATGTCTTAATGGCTGCTCAAGCTGCTGCTGACTCAGCAGAACGTGCAGCATCAGCTGCCCGCTCAGCTGCAAGCCTGGCACAACTCAGAATCAACGAGCTTACCAGGAAGACTTCTGATCAGTATCCAGAAAGTCCGTCTGAGAACCCTTTCCATGCTCCCTCAATGGGAAACCTTCAATTTGATCATCAGAATTCTTCGGCCAGCAGTAGCGGAGATCTTACAGAGCTCCAGAGAGCAGAAACTTCGTCACTTTTCAACTCTGAGCAGAACAACCAACAGCCACAGACACACTCTTCAATGGAAAAACCGCAGTTTGATCGTCAGAACTCATCATTCAGTAGCTATGGCGATCTTACCCCACAGAGATTCCATTCAATGGAAAAACCACAGTTTGATCATCAGAACTCATCAGGCAGCAACTATGACGATCTTACACCACAGAGATTCTCGTCATTGGAGAAACCGCAGTTTGATCATCAGAACTCATCAGGCAGCAACTATGACGATCTTACACCACATAGATTCCCGTCAATGGAGAAACCGCAGTTTGATCATCAGAACTCATCAGTCAGCAGCTATGGCGATCTGCCAGAGCTCCAAAGGCCAGAGACTTCACCACTTGACAGACTCAGCCCTGACCAGGACCATCAGCAAATGAGACTGCCTTCAATGGAAGATGATCCCTATTACTCATACCCTAATCTCTTCACATCGCAGAAGCATGATCCCTCATCTGGCTCTCATTCGTTCTCAGACAATACAAGACCCGCCCATGATTCGTGA
- the SERK2 gene encoding somatic embryogenesis receptor-like kinase 2 (somatic embryogenesis receptor-like kinase 2 (SERK2); FUNCTIONS IN: kinase activity; INVOLVED IN: pollen maturation, microsporogenesis; LOCATED IN: plasma membrane; EXPRESSED IN: 23 plant structures; EXPRESSED DURING: 14 growth stages; CONTAINS InterPro DOMAIN/s: Protein kinase, ATP binding site (InterPro:IPR017441), Protein kinase, catalytic domain (InterPro:IPR000719), Leucine-rich repeat-containing N-terminal domain, type 2 (InterPro:IPR013210), Leucine-rich repeat (InterPro:IPR001611), Serine-threonine/tyrosine-protein kinase (InterPro:IPR001245), Protein kinase-like domain (InterPro:IPR011009), Serine/threonine-protein kinase, active site (InterPro:IPR008271); BEST Arabidopsis thaliana protein match is: somatic embryogenesis receptor-like kinase 1 (TAIR:AT1G71830.1); Has 175230 Blast hits to 121098 proteins in 4288 species: Archae - 125; Bacteria - 16192; Metazoa - 44525; Fungi - 8981; Plants - 85819; Viruses - 391; Other Eukaryotes - 19197 (source: NCBI BLink).), with protein sequence MGRKKFEAFGFVCLISLLLLFNSLWLASSNMEGDALHSLRANLVDPNNVLQSWDPTLVNPCTWFHVTCNNENSVIRVDLGNADLSGQLVPQLGQLKNLQYLELYSNNITGPVPSDLGNLTNLVSLDLYLNSFTGPIPDSLGKLFKLRFLRLNNNSLTGPIPMSLTNIMTLQVLDLSNNRLSGSVPDNGSFSLFTPISFANNLDLCGPVTSRPCPGSPPFSPPPPFIPPPIVPTPGGYSATGAIAGGVAAGAALLFAAPALAFAWWRRRKPQEFFFDVPAEEDPEVHLGQLKRFSLRELQVATDSFSNKNILGRGGFGKVYKGRLADGTLVAVKRLKEERTPGGELQFQTEVEMISMAVHRNLLRLRGFCMTPTERLLVYPYMANGSVASCLRERPPSQLPLAWSIRQQIALGSARGLSYLHDHCDPKIIHRDVKAANILLDEEFEAVVGDFGLARLMDYKDTHVTTAVRGTIGHIAPEYLSTGKSSEKTDVFGYGIMLLELITGQRAFDLARLANDDDVMLLDWVKGLLKEKKLEMLVDPDLQSNYTEAEVEQLIQVALLCTQSSPMERPKMSEVVRMLEGDGLAEKWDEWQKVEVLRQEVELSSHPTSDWILDSTDNLHAMELSGPR encoded by the exons atggggagaaaaaagtttgaagcttttggttttgtctgCTTAATCTCACTGCTTCTTCTGTTTAATTCGTTATGGCTTGCCTCTTCTAACATGGAAG GTGATGCACTGCACAGTTTGAGAGCTAATCTAGTTGATCCAAATAATGTCTTGCAAAGCTGGGATCCTACGCTTGTTAATCCGTGTACTTGGTTTCACGTAACGTGTAACAACGAGAACAGTGTTATAAGAGT CGATCTTGGGAATGCAGACTTGTCTGGTCAGTTGGTTCCTCAGCTAGGTCAGCTCAAGAACTTGCAGTACTT GGAGCTTTATAGTAATAACATAACCGGGCCGGTTCCAAGCGATCTTGGGAATCTGACAAACTTAGTGAGCTTGGATCTTTACTTGAACAGCTTCACTGGTCCAATTCCAGATTCTCTAGGAAAGCTATTCAAGCTTCGCTTTCT TCGGCTCAACAATAACAGTCTCACCGGACCAATTCCCATGTCATTGACTAATATCATGACCCTTCAAGTTTT GGATCTGTCGAACAACCGATTATCCGGATCTGTTCCTGATAATGGTTCCTTCTCGCTCTTCACTCCCATCAG TTTTGCTAACAACTTGGATCTATGCGGCCCAGTTACTAGCCGTCCTTGTCCTGGATCTCCCCCGttttctcctccaccaccttTTATACCACCTCCCATAGTTCCTACACCAG gTGGGTATAGTGCTACTGGAGCCATTGCGGGAGGAGTTGCTGCTGGTGCTGCTTTACTATTTGCTGCCCCTGCTTTAGCTTTTGCTTGGTGGCGTAGAAGAAAACCTCAAGAATTCTTCTTTGATGTTCCTG CCGAAGAGGACCCTGAGGTTCACTTGGGGCAGCTTAAGCGGTTCTCTCTACGGGAACTTCAAGTAGCAACTGATAGCTTCAGCAACAAGAACATTTTGGGCCGAGGTGGGTTCGGAAAAGTCTACAAAGGCCGTCTTGCTGATGGAACACTTGTTGCAGTCAAACGGCTTAAAGAAGAGCGAACCCCAGGTGGCGAGCTCCAGTTTCAGACAGAAGTGGAGATGATAAGCATGGCCGTTCACAGAAATCTCCTCAGGCTACGCGGTTTCTGTATGACCCCTACCGAGAGATTGCTTGTTTATCCTTACATGGCTAATGGAAGTGTCGCTTCCTGTTTGAGAG AACGTCCACCATCACAGTTGCCTCTAGCCTGGTCAATAAGACAGCAAATCGCGCTAGGATCAGCGAGGGGTTTGTCTTATCTTCATGATCATTGCGACCCCAAAATTATTCACCGTGATGTGAAAGCTGCTAATATTCTGTTGGACGAGGAATTTGAGGCGGTGGTAGGTGATTTCGGGTTAGCTAGACTTATGGACTATAAAGATACTCATGTCACAACGGCTGTGCGTGGGACTATTGGACACATTGCTCCTGAGTATCTCTCAACTGGAAAATCTTCAGAGAAAACTGATGTTTTTGGCTACGGGATCATGCTTTTGGAACTGATTACAGGTCAGAGAGCTTTTGATCTTGCAAGACTGGCGAATGACGATGACGTTATGCTCCTAGATTGG GTGAAAGGGCttttgaaggagaagaagctggaGATGCTTGTGGATCCTGACCTGCAAAGCAATTACACAGAAGCAGAAGTAGAACAGCTCATACAAGTGGCTCTTCTCTGCACACAGAGCTCACCTATGGAACGACCTAAGATGTCTGAGGTTGTTCGAATGCTTGAAGGTGACGGTTTAGCGGAGAAATGGGACGAGTGGCAGAAAGTGGAAGTTCTCAGGCAAGAAGTGGAGCTCTCTTCTCACCCCACCTCTGACTGGATCCTTGATTCGACTGATAATCTTCATGCTATGGAGTTGTCTGGTCCAAGATAA
- a CDS encoding Regulator of Vps4 activity in the MVB pathway protein (Regulator of Vps4 activity in the MVB pathway protein; CONTAINS InterPro DOMAIN/s: Protein of unknown function DUF292, eukaryotic (InterPro:IPR005061); BEST Arabidopsis thaliana protein match is: Regulator of Vps4 activity in the MVB pathway protein (TAIR:AT4G35730.1); Has 35333 Blast hits to 34131 proteins in 2444 species: Archae - 798; Bacteria - 22429; Metazoa - 974; Fungi - 991; Plants - 531; Viruses - 0; Other Eukaryotes - 9610 (source: NCBI BLink).) — protein MSMLDSFFNKGFKAAKCKTLLKLTIPRIKLIRNRREAQIKQMRREIAKLLETGQEATARIRVEHIIREEKMMAAQEILELFCELIAVRLPIIEAQRECPLDLKEAISSVCFAAPRCSDLTELQQVQILFVSKYGKEFVAAASELKPDSGVNRKLVELLSVRAPSPETKLKLLKEIAEEHELDWDPASTETDLFKSHEDLLDGPKQFGGGSKLPLPEEQNEKTNLTSLSAAKEKSDSDSEYDILDFPEVPNVLLRPTPGATSVNAPDAAKSASYEHTSHDLPFDSENAGVEKTASKRDEHPAKASKTVVEGQQSSPILMESFEKKNYSPPSIDAVGPIPTKESGASRDTPRKISDGDLQDVLMAAQAAADSAERAASAARSAASLAQLRINELTRKTSDQYPESPSENPFHAPSMGNLQFDHQNSSASSSGDLTELQRAETSSLFNSEQNNQQPQTHSSMEKPQFDRQNSSFSSYGDLTPQRFHSMEKPQFDHQNSSGSNYDDLTPQRFSSLEKPQFDHQNSSGSNYDDLTPHRFPSMEKPQFDHQNSSVSSYGDLPELQRPETSPLDRLSPDQDHQQMRLPSMEDDPYYSYPNLFTSQKHDPSSGSHSFSDNTRPAHDS, from the exons ATGTCGATGCTCGATTCCTTCTTCAATAAGGGTTTCAAAGCTGCAAAATG CAAAACCTTGCTCAAGTTAACGATCCCTAGGATTAAGCTAATCAGGAATAGAAGAGAAGCACAGATTAAACAAATGCGTCGTGAAATTGCAAAGCTTCTCGAGACTGGTCAAGAAGCTACTGCTCGAATTcgg GTTGAGCATATTATAAgggaagagaagatgatggcTGCTCAAGAGATCCTTGAGCTCTTCTGTGAACTCATTGCTGTTCGTCTTCCGATTATTGAGGCACaaag gGAATGTCCTTTGGATCTAAAAGAAGCGATATCAAGTGTATGTTTTGCTGCGCCGAGGTGCTCTGACTTGACAGAGCTGCAGCAGGTTCAGATACTGTTTGTATCTAAGTATGGAAAGGAATTTGTTGCAGCTGCATCTGAGCTCAAGCCGGATTCTGGTGTCAATCGTAAG TTGGTGGAGTTGCTGTCTGTACGTGCACCTTCTCCAGAAACTAAACTGAAACTTCTCAAGGAAATTGCAGAAGAACATGAACTTGATTGGGACCCTGCTTCTACAGAAACTGATCTCTTCAAATCTCATGAAGATCTCCTT gATGGACCAAAACAATTTGGTGGGGGATCTAAGCTGCCGTTACCAGAggaacaaaatgaaaagacaAATTTAACATCTCTTTCAGCGGCAAAGGAGAAATCTGATTCTGACTCAGAGTATGATATATTGGACTTTCCCGAGGTTCCAAATGTCTTGCTGCGACCAACTCCTGGTGCTACCTCTGTAAATGCACCGGATGCAGCGAAATCAGCCAGTTATGAACATACCTCTCACGACTTGCCCTTTGATTCAGAGAATGCAGGAGTCGAAAAAACGGCTTCCAAAAGAGATGAACATCCTGCAAAAGCAAGCAAAACTGTCGTGGAAGGCCAACAATCTTCACCCATTCTGATGGAATCTTTCGAAAAGAAGAATTACTCTCCGCCATCCATTGATGCAGTAGGGCCCATCCCTACAAAAGAGAGTGGTGCTTCCAGAGATACTCCAAGGAAAATATCCGATGGAGACTTGCAGGATGTCTTAATGGCTGCTCAAGCTGCTGCTGACTCAGCAGAACGTGCAGCATCAGCTGCCCGCTCAGCTGCAAGCCTGGCACAACTCAGAATCAACGAGCTTACCAGGAAGACTTCTGATCAGTATCCAGAAAGTCCGTCTGAGAACCCTTTCCATGCTCCCTCAATGGGAAACCTTCAATTTGATCATCAGAATTCTTCGGCCAGCAGTAGCGGAGATCTTACAGAGCTCCAGAGAGCAGAAACTTCGTCACTTTTCAACTCTGAGCAGAACAACCAACAGCCACAGACACACTCTTCAATGGAAAAACCGCAGTTTGATCGTCAGAACTCATCATTCAGTAGCTATGGCGATCTTACCCCACAGAGATTCCATTCAATGGAAAAACCACAGTTTGATCATCAGAACTCATCAGGCAGCAACTATGACGATCTTACACCACAGAGATTCTCGTCATTGGAGAAACCGCAGTTTGATCATCAGAACTCATCAGGCAGCAACTATGACGATCTTACACCACATAGATTCCCGTCAATGGAGAAACCGCAGTTTGATCATCAGAACTCATCAGTCAGCAGCTATGGCGATCTGCCAGAGCTCCAAAGGCCAGAGACTTCACCACTTGACAGACTCAGCCCTGACCAGGACCATCAGCAAATGAGACTGCCTTCAATGGAAGATGATCCCTATTACTCATACCCTAATCTCTTCACATCGCAGAAGCATGATCCCTCATCTGGCTCTCATTCGTTCTCAGACAATACAAGACCCGCCCATGATTCGTGA